One segment of Micromonospora parathelypteridis DNA contains the following:
- a CDS encoding glycoside hydrolase family 15 protein translates to MESGQISDYGFLADGRTAALVDTTGSVNWWCPGRFDAPSVFGRLLDDDAGHWSIRPEGDFTVERCYLDNTLVLRTVFRTVQGEVALTDALAFEPGSRGHDIGMRPPQVLVRSVQGISGEVPVRVHYRPRFEYGRTIAYLAERDDMLEAIAGAARLTFRSDVRLTTGDGEAAATFIVRAGATHNFSLGYAPTYDAPLPEVPDADQTIADTVAGWQSWADDHGYQGLYADQVRRSGLVVQGMTYRPSGAVVASVTTSLPEKLGGNRNYDYRYVWVRDFSHTLRALWRSACYDEVRRQFAWLGRAMGRVDDSPVPIMYGVLGERDLTEHRLAQLGGYRDSPPVMIGNDAWQQRQSDIYGAAMDAAWLMRDKLEPFDPDVYHLLRVLADQAEQDWKLPDAGMWEERGVQHHHVSSKVECWVALDRAIRFGDRLGGPEDLARWTAARDEVRAAVLERGWSDRLQSYTGIFDSDELDASVLVMPLVGFLRADDPRMRATIRAVERRLSHNGLLRRWDGDPAGFVICSFWLVSCLALGGELDRAHELFRALAGRVNDLGLFAEQIDPSTGEQLGNFPQAFSHIGLINAAGVLSDVELDPALRECGMPPAHFTPTRTE, encoded by the coding sequence GTGGAGAGCGGACAGATCAGCGATTACGGGTTCCTCGCCGACGGCCGCACCGCGGCGTTGGTGGACACCACGGGCTCGGTGAACTGGTGGTGCCCGGGCCGGTTCGACGCCCCGTCGGTGTTCGGGCGGCTGCTCGACGACGACGCCGGGCACTGGTCGATCCGACCCGAGGGTGACTTCACCGTCGAACGCTGCTACCTCGACAACACCCTGGTGTTGCGGACCGTCTTCCGCACCGTGCAGGGGGAGGTCGCGCTGACCGACGCGCTCGCCTTCGAGCCCGGCTCGCGTGGCCACGACATCGGGATGCGCCCACCGCAGGTGCTGGTCCGCAGCGTGCAGGGCATCTCGGGTGAGGTGCCGGTGCGGGTGCACTACCGGCCGCGCTTCGAGTACGGGCGCACCATCGCGTACCTGGCCGAGCGGGACGACATGCTGGAGGCCATCGCCGGGGCCGCGCGGCTCACGTTCCGCAGCGACGTGCGGTTAACGACCGGCGACGGCGAGGCCGCGGCGACGTTCATCGTCCGCGCCGGCGCGACCCACAACTTCTCGCTCGGGTACGCCCCTACCTACGACGCTCCACTGCCCGAGGTACCGGACGCCGATCAGACCATCGCCGACACCGTCGCCGGCTGGCAGTCCTGGGCCGACGACCACGGGTACCAGGGCCTCTATGCCGATCAGGTGCGGCGCAGCGGGCTGGTGGTGCAGGGCATGACGTACCGGCCCAGCGGCGCGGTGGTGGCCTCGGTGACCACCTCGCTGCCGGAGAAACTCGGCGGGAACCGCAACTACGACTACCGCTACGTCTGGGTGCGCGACTTCAGCCACACGCTGCGGGCTCTGTGGCGGTCGGCGTGCTACGACGAGGTGCGGCGGCAGTTCGCCTGGTTGGGTCGGGCGATGGGCCGGGTCGATGACAGCCCGGTGCCCATCATGTACGGGGTGCTGGGGGAGCGGGACCTCACCGAGCATCGCCTGGCGCAGCTCGGCGGTTACCGCGACAGCCCGCCGGTGATGATCGGCAATGATGCGTGGCAGCAGCGGCAGAGCGACATCTACGGCGCCGCCATGGATGCCGCCTGGCTGATGCGCGACAAGCTGGAGCCCTTCGACCCGGACGTCTACCACCTGCTCCGGGTGCTCGCCGACCAGGCCGAGCAGGACTGGAAGCTGCCGGACGCGGGGATGTGGGAGGAGCGGGGAGTCCAACACCACCACGTGTCCTCGAAGGTGGAGTGCTGGGTCGCCCTGGATCGGGCGATCCGCTTCGGCGACCGGCTCGGCGGGCCGGAGGACCTGGCCCGCTGGACGGCGGCCCGCGACGAGGTGCGGGCGGCGGTGCTGGAGCGAGGCTGGAGCGACCGGCTCCAGTCGTACACCGGGATTTTCGATTCCGACGAGTTGGACGCGTCGGTGCTGGTGATGCCGCTGGTGGGGTTCCTGCGGGCCGATGACCCGCGGATGCGCGCGACGATCCGCGCGGTGGAGCGGCGGCTCTCACACAACGGCCTGCTACGGCGCTGGGACGGCGACCCGGCGGGCTTCGTCATCTGTTCGTTCTGGCTGGTGAGTTGCCTCGCGTTGGGCGGTGAGTTGGACCGGGCGCATGAGCTGTTCCGCGCGCTGGCGGGACGGGTCAACGACCTGGGGTTGTTCGCCGAGCAGATCGACCCGTCGACCGGCGAGCAGTTGGGCAACTTCCCCCAGGCGTTCTCGCACATCGGCCTGATCAACGCCGCCGGTGTGCTCAGCGACGTCGAGCTGGACCCGGCGCTGCGCGAATGCGGCATGCCCCCGGCGCACTTCACCCCGACGCGTACCGAATAG
- a CDS encoding metallophosphoesterase family protein, protein MRLVLTADTHVPKRARDLPGPLWAAIDEADVVVHAGDWVDEVLLDAMTVRSRRLIGVYGNNDGPALRARLPEVARVELDGLRVAVVHETGPRTGREERCAARFPDVDLLVFGHSHIPWDTEAPGGLRLLNPGSPTDRRSQPHATYLTAEINNGRPTKVELHRLPRL, encoded by the coding sequence ATGCGGCTGGTGCTCACGGCGGACACCCACGTACCGAAGCGGGCCCGGGATCTGCCCGGGCCCCTCTGGGCGGCCATCGATGAGGCGGACGTGGTGGTTCATGCCGGTGACTGGGTGGACGAGGTGCTGCTCGACGCGATGACCGTGCGCTCGCGCCGACTGATCGGGGTGTACGGCAACAACGACGGCCCCGCGCTGCGCGCCCGGCTGCCGGAGGTGGCCAGGGTGGAACTCGACGGCCTGCGGGTCGCCGTCGTGCACGAGACCGGGCCACGAACCGGTCGCGAAGAGCGGTGTGCGGCCCGTTTTCCCGACGTCGACCTGCTCGTCTTCGGGCACTCGCACATCCCCTGGGACACCGAGGCGCCTGGTGGGCTGCGCCTGCTCAACCCCGGTTCACCCACCGACCGCCGCTCCCAACCCCACGCCACCTACCTAACCGCGGAAATCAACAACGGCCGCCCCACCAAGGTAGAGCTGCACCGCCTACCCCGCCTCTAA
- a CDS encoding DUF3072 domain-containing protein produces MTDRGNEQADQSAAIKDPDEWVTGDEPPTAAQESYLSTLAREAHAELPPDLTKAEASKRIDELQAETGRGQ; encoded by the coding sequence ATGACCGACCGAGGCAACGAGCAGGCCGACCAGAGCGCCGCGATCAAGGACCCGGACGAGTGGGTCACCGGTGACGAACCACCCACCGCGGCCCAGGAGTCCTACCTGAGCACCCTGGCCCGGGAAGCCCACGCGGAGCTGCCGCCCGACCTGACCAAGGCCGAGGCCTCCAAGCGCATCGACGAGCTCCAGGCAGAAACAGGCCGTGGCCAGTAA
- a CDS encoding NAD(P)/FAD-dependent oxidoreductase encodes MVVVGAGIAGVACAVELTRAGVPVQVRERGHVCGGRMASKRFEGRPADIGAAYFTATDPDFVAVVEQWRAAGLVREWTDTFQAYDQSGQHDVPGPMRFAAPKGLRSLVEHLAGAVPVTVDRLVLSVDPGPAVDGESCAAVALAMPGPQAALLLAPALTAATQVVQAQHWSPSLAAVLRFPSRRWPDFRGAFVNDHPVLNLVCDDGDRRGDGAPVLVAHTVPEFAARHLAQPSGAGPAVEQAVRDLLGLPEQAVDVHVHRWTYAKPTSNTAGASHHLDADGIGLAGDAFGKPRVQSAWRSGRDLGRAIAARLG; translated from the coding sequence GTGGTGGTGGTCGGGGCGGGCATCGCAGGGGTGGCCTGTGCGGTGGAGCTGACCCGGGCCGGGGTGCCGGTGCAGGTCCGGGAGCGGGGCCACGTCTGCGGCGGCCGGATGGCCAGCAAACGCTTCGAGGGCCGGCCAGCGGACATCGGCGCGGCGTACTTCACCGCCACCGACCCGGACTTCGTCGCCGTGGTCGAGCAGTGGCGCGCCGCCGGCCTGGTCCGCGAATGGACCGACACCTTCCAGGCGTACGACCAGAGTGGGCAGCACGACGTGCCCGGGCCGATGCGCTTCGCCGCCCCGAAAGGGCTGCGCTCGCTGGTCGAGCACCTGGCCGGCGCGGTGCCGGTGACCGTCGACCGGCTGGTGCTCAGCGTGGACCCCGGTCCGGCCGTGGACGGCGAGTCGTGCGCGGCGGTCGCCCTGGCCATGCCGGGCCCACAGGCCGCCCTGCTGCTTGCCCCGGCCCTGACCGCCGCCACCCAGGTCGTACAGGCGCAGCACTGGTCGCCGTCACTGGCCGCGGTGCTGCGCTTTCCGAGCCGGCGCTGGCCGGACTTCCGCGGTGCGTTCGTCAACGACCATCCGGTCCTCAACCTCGTCTGCGACGACGGCGACCGGCGCGGTGACGGCGCGCCGGTGCTCGTCGCGCACACCGTGCCGGAGTTCGCCGCCCGACACCTGGCCCAACCCAGCGGGGCCGGCCCGGCGGTCGAGCAGGCCGTCCGGGACCTGCTGGGGTTGCCGGAGCAGGCCGTCGACGTGCACGTGCACCGCTGGACGTACGCGAAGCCGACCAGCAACACCGCCGGTGCCAGCCACCACCTGGACGCCGACGGGATCGGCCTGGCCGGCGACGCGTTCGGCAAGCCCCGGGTGCAGAGCGCCTGGCGCTCCGGTCGGGACCTTGGCCGCGCGATCGCCGCCCGGCTCGGCTGA
- a CDS encoding NAD(P)-dependent oxidoreductase produces MRIVVLGANGATGRRLVQQALDAGHDVRAVTRQPESFPVKGPGLEVVAADVTVDAPVDGADAVLSTLGVPFTRQPVLVYSRGTATVLAAMRRAGVRRLVVVSSSATEPHHHAEGGFLLNRVIQPLVTATIGKSTYDDMRAMERQVRDSNLDWTIVRPSGLFDSASVTRYRLSENRSDGIFTSREDLAACLLAQATDTAWVGRTVAVTTAEGAPTLLAMLRREAFGK; encoded by the coding sequence ATGCGTATCGTCGTTCTCGGCGCGAACGGGGCCACGGGTCGTCGCCTGGTACAGCAGGCGCTGGACGCCGGCCACGACGTACGGGCGGTGACCCGGCAGCCGGAATCGTTCCCGGTGAAGGGCCCGGGGTTGGAGGTGGTGGCCGCCGACGTGACCGTGGATGCCCCGGTGGACGGCGCCGACGCGGTGCTGTCGACGCTTGGAGTGCCGTTCACTCGGCAACCGGTGCTGGTTTACAGCCGAGGCACCGCGACGGTCCTGGCCGCGATGCGCCGTGCGGGTGTGCGGCGGCTCGTCGTGGTCAGTTCCAGTGCCACCGAGCCGCATCACCACGCCGAGGGCGGTTTCCTGCTCAACCGCGTCATTCAGCCGTTGGTCACCGCCACGATCGGCAAGTCCACCTACGACGACATGCGCGCCATGGAGAGGCAGGTGCGGGACAGCAACCTCGACTGGACGATCGTGCGCCCGTCGGGGCTCTTCGACAGTGCCAGCGTCACTCGCTACCGACTCTCCGAGAATCGTTCCGACGGCATCTTCACCAGCCGCGAGGACCTGGCGGCCTGCCTGCTCGCTCAGGCCACGGACACTGCGTGGGTCGGGCGGACCGTGGCTGTCACCACCGCGGAGGGCGCTCCGACACTATTGGCGATGCTGCGGCGGGAAGCGTTCGGGAAATAG
- a CDS encoding sigma-70 family RNA polymerase sigma factor: MDDQEWFAEQMAQHRPRLRAVAYRLLGSLTEVDDALQEAWLRTTRADPALITNPAAWLTTLVGRVCIDMLRARQARREQLSATWEPLVSEYGDPEEATLHTDAVGIALLVVLDSLEPAERLAVVLHDMFGMPFEQVAVVVGRTPAATRQLASRARRRLREHAPQPRAGLPAQRRVVDAFLAAARAGDFDALLALLAPDVVFRSDHGRRARLAPALLTGARAVAARAADAGPRFARLCAPAMVNGVAGVVARDRSGKLVAVVGFTVHDDRIAAIDMVLDPDKLPAGPAASTLTGSFLAPGADDQDGG, encoded by the coding sequence ATGGACGACCAGGAGTGGTTCGCCGAGCAGATGGCGCAGCACCGCCCGCGTCTGCGGGCCGTCGCCTATCGGCTGCTGGGGTCGTTGACTGAGGTCGATGACGCGCTGCAGGAGGCGTGGCTGCGCACCACGCGCGCCGATCCGGCCCTGATCACCAACCCGGCGGCGTGGCTGACCACCCTGGTCGGTCGGGTGTGCATCGACATGCTGCGGGCCCGCCAGGCGCGCCGCGAGCAGTTGAGCGCGACCTGGGAGCCGCTCGTCAGCGAGTACGGCGATCCGGAGGAAGCCACCCTGCACACCGACGCGGTCGGCATCGCCTTGCTCGTGGTGCTCGACAGCCTTGAGCCTGCCGAGCGGCTCGCGGTGGTGCTGCACGACATGTTCGGTATGCCGTTCGAGCAGGTGGCCGTCGTCGTGGGGCGCACACCGGCGGCCACCCGGCAACTGGCCAGCCGGGCCCGGCGGCGACTGCGCGAGCATGCCCCGCAGCCCCGCGCCGGCCTGCCCGCCCAGCGACGTGTCGTCGACGCGTTTCTGGCCGCTGCCCGTGCCGGTGACTTCGACGCCCTGCTTGCCCTGCTGGCCCCCGACGTCGTGTTCCGCTCCGACCACGGACGCCGTGCTCGGCTCGCACCCGCCCTGCTCACCGGCGCTCGCGCCGTGGCTGCACGGGCCGCCGACGCCGGGCCACGGTTCGCGCGCCTGTGCGCTCCCGCGATGGTCAACGGGGTCGCCGGCGTCGTCGCACGCGACCGGAGCGGCAAACTTGTCGCCGTCGTCGGCTTCACCGTGCACGACGATCGCATTGCCGCCATCGACATGGTCCTCGACCCGGACAAGCTTCCCGCGGGGCCTGCGGCCTCGACACTGACCGGATCTTTCCTGGCCCCCGGCGCGGACGATCAGGACGGCGGGTGA
- a CDS encoding cation:proton antiporter, which produces MEPVDVAFALVGLGALLAGVLPRVLERRPLSMPIAFLALGMLVFLLPVGLPTPDPLAHPELTTHLTEIGVIVALMGAGLKIDRPLSWRRWSSTWRLLAIAMPLCIAAVALLGWWWAGLVPAAALLLGAALAPTDPVLAADVQVGEPTDVEDSEDEVRFALTSEAGLNDGLAFPFVYAAIAIASTSLAPRDWFAEWFAVDVLWKVGVGVGGGLLIGWLLGKLFFRAPSELRLARHAEGFLALAATFLAYGLVEVVGGYGFLAVFVAARAIRAAERTHEFHSVLHDFAEQVERLLTLVLLLLLGGAIVGGLLVPLTWPAAAAGLALVFVIRPLIGWLSLRGAPGRPAEQWVISLFGIRGVGSFYYLAYATTKADFPQAELLWATAGLVVLVSVVVHGITATPVMQLLDSAGERTSDPAERDTDARPVATAGHA; this is translated from the coding sequence GTGGAGCCGGTAGACGTGGCGTTCGCGCTGGTGGGCTTGGGTGCTCTGCTCGCGGGCGTCCTGCCGCGGGTGCTGGAGCGGCGTCCACTGTCCATGCCGATCGCCTTCCTGGCCCTCGGCATGCTGGTGTTCCTGCTGCCGGTCGGGCTGCCGACCCCGGACCCGCTGGCCCACCCGGAGCTGACCACCCACCTCACCGAGATCGGCGTGATCGTCGCGCTGATGGGTGCCGGGCTCAAGATCGACCGTCCGTTGAGTTGGCGGCGGTGGTCGTCCACCTGGCGCCTGCTGGCGATCGCGATGCCACTGTGCATCGCGGCGGTGGCGCTGCTCGGGTGGTGGTGGGCGGGGCTGGTACCGGCCGCCGCGCTGTTGTTGGGCGCGGCGCTGGCCCCGACCGATCCGGTGCTCGCCGCCGACGTACAGGTCGGCGAGCCGACGGACGTGGAAGATTCCGAGGACGAGGTCCGCTTCGCGTTGACGTCCGAAGCTGGCCTCAACGACGGGCTGGCGTTCCCGTTCGTCTACGCCGCCATCGCCATCGCCTCGACCAGCCTCGCTCCGCGCGACTGGTTCGCCGAGTGGTTCGCCGTGGACGTGCTCTGGAAGGTGGGTGTCGGGGTCGGGGGTGGCCTGCTCATCGGCTGGCTGCTCGGCAAGTTGTTCTTCCGTGCGCCCAGCGAGCTGCGCTTGGCCCGGCACGCCGAGGGTTTCCTGGCGCTGGCCGCCACGTTCCTGGCGTACGGGCTGGTGGAGGTCGTCGGCGGGTACGGCTTCCTGGCGGTGTTCGTGGCCGCGCGCGCGATCCGGGCGGCCGAGCGGACCCACGAGTTCCATTCGGTGCTGCACGACTTCGCCGAGCAGGTCGAACGGCTGCTCACCCTGGTGCTGTTGCTGCTGCTCGGCGGCGCGATCGTGGGTGGTCTGCTGGTGCCGCTGACCTGGCCGGCGGCCGCCGCCGGGCTGGCGCTGGTGTTCGTGATCCGGCCGCTGATCGGCTGGTTGTCGCTGCGCGGCGCACCGGGACGGCCGGCTGAGCAATGGGTCATCTCGTTGTTCGGCATCCGCGGCGTCGGCTCGTTCTACTACCTCGCGTATGCCACCACGAAGGCCGACTTCCCGCAGGCCGAGCTGCTCTGGGCGACCGCCGGGCTGGTGGTGCTCGTCTCCGTGGTGGTGCATGGCATCACGGCGACTCCGGTCATGCAACTGCTGGACTCCGCGGGCGAGCGGACCTCCGACCCGGCCGAACGTGACACCGACGCCCGCCCGGTCGCCACCGCCGGGCACGCCTAG
- a CDS encoding HAD family hydrolase, whose translation MRTDGPAGVLFDVDGTLVDTTYLHTVSWWEALRQTDQPVPMAVVHRSIGMGSDRLLDHLLGPERDREADTRLRDAHDTLYAEYWERLTPLPRAADLLRACAERGLRVVLATSASEPEVGALRQALAADDVIDTITSSADAQQSKPAPDILVAALAKSGLTAERVVFVGDSVWDVVAASALSIPCVGLTCGGTSRGELAGAGAVAVYDDPAALLDELADSPLTRPR comes from the coding sequence ATGCGTACCGACGGGCCCGCCGGGGTTCTCTTCGACGTGGACGGCACCCTGGTCGACACCACCTATCTGCACACCGTGAGTTGGTGGGAGGCGTTGCGCCAGACCGACCAGCCGGTGCCGATGGCGGTGGTGCACCGCTCGATCGGGATGGGCTCGGACCGGCTCCTGGACCATCTGCTCGGCCCTGAGCGGGACCGGGAGGCCGACACGAGGCTGCGCGACGCGCACGACACCCTGTACGCCGAGTACTGGGAACGACTCACGCCGCTGCCCCGGGCGGCGGACCTGCTGCGCGCCTGCGCCGAGCGAGGGCTACGGGTGGTGCTCGCCACCTCGGCCTCGGAACCCGAGGTCGGCGCGCTGCGTCAGGCGCTGGCCGCCGATGACGTGATCGACACCATCACCTCCTCGGCGGACGCCCAGCAGAGCAAGCCGGCGCCGGACATCCTGGTCGCCGCGCTGGCAAAGTCCGGGTTGACCGCCGAGCGGGTGGTCTTCGTCGGCGACTCGGTGTGGGACGTCGTCGCGGCCAGCGCGTTGAGCATCCCCTGCGTGGGGCTGACCTGCGGCGGCACCAGCCGCGGCGAACTCGCCGGTGCCGGCGCGGTGGCGGTGTACGACGACCCGGCCGCACTGCTGGATGAACTGGCAGACTCGCCGCTCACCCGGCCGAGGTGA
- a CDS encoding ATP-binding SpoIIE family protein phosphatase, translating into MPGTVGRVPTPATPVPGASTGPGTAADVLAHDWAGTPLGPPEGWDVAIRAVVDLILASPMPMALAYGDDHVLLYNAGYAELLGTKHPSALGRPAAEVFAEIWALPGVGQVFERTYRQGVPFLEKESTLPLVRGHSATVEQAVFTRGYSPVRDSAGQIVGTLTVAAETTHVTEQLQSLSEVAAALAGTLTLDDVARVALRYAITTFDPDQVSFAVDEGGGGWRMVRRVRGELLDEADERLPPLWRRAPAGWTAPVVQAAHSGGPSFLSDGQPLREIAVDRHDQKIRSMAALPLGTSVVRGGLAVGYQGPHTWSPAERALLAASAELIGQAAERARRFETQHGTAQLLQRSMLPEHLPDLPRLRVAARYDPGVDGNAAGGDFYDAFLLPSGALGVVLGDVAGHDVQAAARMGQVRAALRALALADPAPDAVLAGLDRLVTSLGAEAGTYELFVTVVFGVIDAERRELTLASAGHPAPLIRRGDPEGRSHAEYVDVPAGPPLGLGGRPGTITVAFRPGDTLLLFSDGVVERRRQSLSTGLATLGDAVAKAGSGDPRALCAVATAAVPGSTEDDVAVLAVEHALKPSRSASMEVPAEPTAPSRVRHWMTGQLTDWQVSESVIGAAVLCTSELTTNALLHAGTAARVEIDLSPERLLVSVADSGTRGTVTRTRTDTLSSRGRGLGLIEELSDAWGTDPSVRGSTVWFEILTPPAERP; encoded by the coding sequence ATGCCAGGAACGGTTGGGCGAGTCCCCACGCCAGCAACTCCGGTCCCGGGCGCATCCACCGGGCCCGGGACGGCTGCTGACGTGCTCGCCCACGACTGGGCCGGCACCCCGCTGGGTCCGCCCGAGGGCTGGGACGTGGCGATCAGGGCCGTGGTCGACCTGATCCTCGCCTCGCCGATGCCGATGGCCCTGGCGTACGGCGACGACCACGTCCTGCTCTACAACGCCGGCTACGCCGAGCTGCTGGGCACCAAACACCCGAGCGCCCTCGGCCGCCCGGCCGCCGAGGTGTTCGCCGAGATCTGGGCGCTGCCCGGCGTCGGCCAGGTGTTCGAGCGCACGTACCGGCAGGGCGTGCCGTTCCTGGAGAAGGAATCCACCCTGCCGTTGGTCCGTGGGCACTCCGCGACGGTGGAGCAGGCGGTCTTCACCCGGGGCTACTCGCCGGTGCGCGACAGCGCCGGGCAGATCGTCGGCACGTTGACGGTCGCGGCCGAGACCACTCACGTCACCGAGCAGTTACAGAGCCTCAGCGAGGTGGCCGCGGCGCTCGCCGGCACGCTCACCCTCGACGACGTGGCCCGGGTGGCGCTGCGGTACGCGATCACCACCTTCGACCCCGACCAGGTCTCGTTCGCGGTCGACGAGGGCGGCGGCGGCTGGCGGATGGTGCGCCGGGTCCGCGGCGAGTTGCTGGACGAGGCCGACGAGCGGCTTCCCCCGCTCTGGCGACGTGCCCCGGCGGGCTGGACGGCCCCGGTGGTGCAGGCGGCACACTCCGGCGGCCCGTCCTTCCTCAGCGATGGGCAACCGCTGCGGGAGATCGCGGTGGACCGCCACGACCAGAAGATCCGCTCGATGGCGGCGCTGCCCCTGGGCACCTCGGTGGTCCGCGGCGGGCTGGCGGTCGGCTACCAGGGGCCGCACACCTGGTCGCCCGCCGAGCGGGCGCTGTTGGCCGCGTCGGCGGAGTTGATCGGCCAGGCCGCCGAGCGGGCCCGCCGGTTCGAGACCCAGCACGGCACCGCCCAACTGTTGCAACGCAGCATGTTGCCGGAACACCTGCCAGACCTGCCCCGGTTGCGGGTCGCGGCCCGCTACGACCCAGGGGTGGACGGCAACGCCGCCGGCGGTGACTTCTACGACGCGTTCCTGCTGCCCAGCGGCGCGCTCGGCGTGGTGCTGGGCGACGTCGCCGGCCACGACGTGCAGGCCGCCGCGCGGATGGGGCAGGTCCGGGCCGCCTTGCGCGCGCTGGCCCTGGCCGACCCGGCGCCCGACGCGGTGCTGGCCGGGTTGGACCGGCTGGTGACCAGCCTGGGCGCGGAGGCCGGCACGTACGAACTCTTCGTCACCGTGGTGTTCGGGGTGATCGACGCGGAGCGGCGGGAGTTGACCCTGGCCAGCGCCGGCCACCCCGCGCCGTTGATCCGCCGCGGCGACCCGGAAGGCCGCTCGCACGCCGAGTACGTCGACGTGCCGGCTGGTCCCCCGCTGGGTCTGGGCGGCCGGCCGGGCACCATCACGGTCGCGTTCCGCCCCGGTGACACCCTGCTGCTGTTCAGCGACGGGGTCGTGGAGCGTCGGCGGCAGAGCCTCAGCACCGGGCTGGCCACCCTCGGCGACGCCGTCGCCAAGGCCGGCAGCGGCGACCCTCGCGCGCTCTGCGCGGTGGCCACCGCAGCGGTACCGGGCAGCACGGAGGACGACGTGGCCGTGCTGGCAGTGGAGCACGCGCTCAAGCCGAGTCGTTCGGCGAGCATGGAGGTACCCGCCGAGCCGACCGCGCCCAGCCGGGTTCGGCACTGGATGACCGGCCAGCTCACCGATTGGCAGGTGTCGGAGTCGGTGATCGGGGCTGCGGTGCTCTGCACCAGCGAGCTGACCACCAACGCGTTGCTGCACGCCGGCACGGCCGCCCGCGTGGAGATCGACCTCAGCCCCGAGCGGCTTCTGGTCTCGGTCGCCGATTCCGGCACCCGGGGCACCGTGACGCGAACCCGCACCGACACGTTGAGCAGTCGTGGGCGCGGTCTCGGCCTGATCGAGGAGCTCAGTGACGCCTGGGGCACCGACCCGTCGGTCCGCGGCTCCACGGTCTGGTTCGAGATCCTCACCCCGCCAGCCGAGCGCCCCTGA
- a CDS encoding mechanosensitive ion channel family protein — MLKTLAVRQADIGDAIADTWRSVLLFIPKAVAFIVILVVGWLIARAVLKIVDTVLERVHFDQAVERGGIKRALERTKYDASDILARLAYYAVLLFTLQFAFGVWGPNAISDLIRGVVSWLPRAFIAIVIVVVAAAIANAVRDLVTGALGGLSYGKVLADLTAIFIIALGIIAALNQVGIATTVTTPVLIAVLATVGGILVVGVGGGLVKPMQSRWDGWLQRAAREAQAVQQQRQANAAGRSDVERQMADRGGDRTQAMPQVDEAQQYRS, encoded by the coding sequence ATGCTGAAAACCCTCGCGGTCCGGCAGGCCGACATCGGCGATGCCATCGCCGACACCTGGAGGTCGGTGCTGCTCTTCATCCCGAAGGCAGTGGCCTTCATCGTCATCCTCGTGGTCGGCTGGCTCATCGCCCGAGCCGTCCTCAAGATCGTGGATACGGTGCTAGAACGGGTGCACTTCGACCAGGCGGTCGAACGCGGTGGCATCAAACGGGCCCTGGAGAGAACGAAGTACGACGCCTCCGACATTCTGGCCAGACTGGCGTACTACGCGGTACTGCTGTTCACGCTGCAGTTCGCGTTCGGAGTCTGGGGGCCCAACGCGATCAGTGACCTGATCCGCGGCGTGGTGTCCTGGCTGCCGCGTGCGTTCATCGCGATCGTCATCGTGGTGGTGGCGGCCGCGATCGCCAACGCCGTCCGGGATCTGGTCACCGGGGCGCTGGGAGGACTCTCGTACGGCAAGGTCCTGGCCGACCTGACAGCGATCTTCATCATCGCGCTCGGCATCATCGCCGCGCTGAACCAGGTGGGTATCGCCACCACGGTGACGACCCCGGTGCTGATCGCGGTGCTCGCCACGGTGGGCGGCATTCTGGTCGTCGGTGTCGGTGGCGGTCTCGTGAAGCCGATGCAGAGCCGCTGGGACGGCTGGCTGCAGCGGGCGGCCCGGGAAGCTCAGGCGGTGCAGCAACAGCGTCAGGCCAATGCGGCCGGGCGTAGCGACGTGGAGCGGCAGATGGCCGACCGTGGGGGCGACCGCACCCAGGCCATGCCTCAGGTGGACGAAGCCCAGCAGTACCGCTCGTAG
- a CDS encoding DUF6401 family natural product biosynthesis protein, whose protein sequence is MRVPFTRVVSRTAVDSARFTLAALTVSVGSAGLAAAAARPELLALVDQHAAAVRDSLDGDSQPLTAAALAGYAEGVRAAALEHGWAPPEGSVDWSQPEWLLTRLLAVCALARSLDRA, encoded by the coding sequence ATGCGTGTGCCGTTCACCCGGGTCGTCTCCCGTACCGCCGTCGACTCGGCGCGGTTCACCCTGGCCGCCCTCACCGTCTCCGTGGGCTCCGCCGGGCTCGCCGCCGCCGCCGCGCGACCAGAGCTGCTGGCCCTCGTCGACCAGCACGCGGCCGCCGTGCGGGACAGCCTCGACGGTGACAGCCAGCCGCTGACCGCCGCGGCCCTCGCCGGCTACGCCGAGGGGGTCCGCGCGGCTGCCCTGGAGCACGGGTGGGCGCCGCCGGAGGGGTCGGTGGACTGGAGCCAACCGGAGTGGCTGCTCACCCGCCTGCTCGCGGTCTGCGCGCTGGCCCGCTCGCTCGACCGGGCCTGA